Proteins from a genomic interval of Diospyros lotus cultivar Yz01 chromosome 6, ASM1463336v1, whole genome shotgun sequence:
- the LOC127803429 gene encoding uncharacterized protein LOC127803429 has product MEWSILLRLKIGAFSSLRILYLSVRPEYLFKVIMFATAIRYIAKKPKPKMKPIEVKTSPEQTQTITRVIFDILKEHGPLTIADTWERVKEVGLRGLTSKRQMKIVLRWMRERQKVRQICNHVGPQKQFLYTTWFTKPNIRQSSRPKFP; this is encoded by the exons ATGGAATGGAGCATTCTTCTACGGTTAAAGATTGGGGCTTTCTCCAGTCTAAGAATCCTCTACCTTAGCGTACGTCCAGAGTATCTGTTCAAA GTCATCATGTTTGCCACTGCAATTCGGTATATTGCGAAGAAGCCAAAGCCAAAGATGAAACCAATAGAGGTCAAAACATCACCTGAGCAGACACAAACGATAACTAGAGTTATTTTTGACATCCTGAAGGAGCATGGTCCTCTCACTATTGCAGACACCTGGGAACGTGTGAAG GAAGTTGGTTTGAGAGGTCTGACAAGCAAAAGGCAGATGAAAATAGTATTGAGATGGATGAGGGAGAGGCAGAAAGTTAGGCAGATATGCAACCATGTGGGGCCCCAGAAGCAATTTCTGTATACAACCTGGTTTACAAAACCCAATATCAGGCAGTCAAGCCGGCCAAAGTTTCCATGA
- the LOC127803428 gene encoding uncharacterized protein LOC127803428 isoform X1, translating into MAKQPPGWLALQKRWVLPLLVGLSVSTALAFILRAAFDSTCDRQTLEVPEKRFHSAIQTATTPSPLSFMKSKLVLLVSHELSLSGGPLLLMELAFLLRGVGAEVCWITNQKPSEMDEIIYSLEHKMLDSGIQTFSAKGQEAVATALKADLVVLNTAVAGKWLNAVLKENVPRVLPKVLWWIHEMRGHYFKMEYVKHLPSVAGAMIDSHVTAEYWKNRTLERLKNCLWLLSLCRITMPETYVVHLGNSKELMEVAEDSIAKWVLRQHVRESLGVRNEDILFAIINSVSRGKGQDLFLRAFYDSLQLIQAKKLQVPSLHAVIVGSDMTAQTKFELELRNFVALKKIQHHVHFVNKTLTVAPYLAAIDVLVQNSQGRGECFGRITIEAMAFQLPILGTSAGGTAEIVVNGSTGLLHPVGKEGVTPLAQNIVKLATHVERRLTMGKRGYERVKQMFLERHMAHRIAAVLKEVLQKAKSHKQS; encoded by the exons ATGGCAAAACAGCCGCCGGGGTGGCTCGCGCTTCAGAAGCGGTGGGTTTTGCCCCTTCTGGTCGGGCTATCGGTCTCTACTGCCCTCGCTTTCATCCTCCGAGCCGCTTTCGACTCTACCTGCGATCGCCAAACCCTTGAAGTTCCGGAGAAGCGGTTTCACTCGGCTATCCAGACGGCGACGACCCCGAGTCCGCTCAGTTTCATGAAGTCTAAGCTCGTTCTGCTCGTCTCTCACGAGCTTTCGCTTTCTG GTGGTCCACTGTTGCTGATGGAACTAGCATTTTTGTTAAGAGGTGTTGGTGCTGAAGTCTGTTGGATTACCAACCAGAAACCATCAGAAATGGATGAGATCATATACAGTTTGGAGCATAAGATGTTGGACAGTGGAATACAG ACCTTCTCTGCAAAAGGCCAAGAAGCCGTAGCTACAGCTCTAAAAGCTGATTTGGTTGTTCTAAACACCGCTGTTGCTGGCAAGTGGTTGAATGCTGTTCTCAAGGAAAATGTTCCCCGTGTTCTTCCAAAGGTGCTATGGTGGATTCATGAAATGCGAGGTCATTACTTCAAAATGGAGTATGTTAAGCACCTACCCTCGGTTGCTGGCGCTATGATTGATTCACACGTGACTGCAGAATACTGGAAGAACAGAACTCTAGAGCGCTTAAA AAACTGTTTATGGCTTCTATCACTCTGCAGGATTACAATGCCTGAGACCTATGTTGTTCACCTTGGCAATAGCAAGGAACTTATGGAAGTTGCTGAAGATAGCATTGCAAAATGGGTTTTACGCCAGCATGTCCGGGAGTCTCTTGGAGTGAGAAATGAAGATATTCTCTTTGCTATCATAAACA GTGTCTCTCGTGGAAAAGGCCAAGATTTATTTCTACGCGCCTTTTATGATAGCTTGCAGTTAATCCAAGCAAAGAAGTTACAGGTGCCATCTTTGCATGCAGTAATTGTAGGAAGTGACATGACTGCTCAGACAAAGTTTGAGTTAGAACTTAGAAATTTTGTAGCATTGAAGAAAATCCAGCATCATGTCCATTTTGTTAATAAAACTTTGACAGTAGCGCCTTATCTGGCTGCTATTGATGTTCTTGTTCAGAATTCCCAG GGCAGGGGAGAGTGCTTTGGGAGGATTACCATTGAAGCCATGGCATTTCAGCTTCCTATATTG GGAACATCAGCGGGAGGCACTGCAGAAATTGTGGTTAATGGATCGACTGGTTTGTTGCATCCCGTTGGGAAAGAGGGAGTCACTCCTCTTGCACAAAACATCGTCAAACTGGCCACTCATGTTGAAAGGAGGCTTACAATGGGAAAGAGAGGCTATGAGAGGGTGAAGCAAATGTTTTTGGAACGGCACATGGCACACAGAATTGCTGCAGTCCTGAAGGAAGTTCTGCAGAAGGCAAAGAGCCACAAACAATCTTAA
- the LOC127803428 gene encoding uncharacterized protein LOC127803428 isoform X2, protein MAKQPPGWLALQKRWVLPLLVGLSVSTALAFILRAAFDSTCDRQTLEVPEKRFHSAIQTATTPSPLSFMKSKLVLLVSHELSLSGGPLLLMELAFLLRGVGAEVCWITNQKPSEMDEIIYSLEHKMLDSGIQTFSAKGQEAVATALKADLVVLNTAVAGKWLNAVLKENVPRVLPKVLWWIHEMRGHYFKMEYVKHLPSVAGAMIDSHVTAEYWKNRTLERLKITMPETYVVHLGNSKELMEVAEDSIAKWVLRQHVRESLGVRNEDILFAIINSVSRGKGQDLFLRAFYDSLQLIQAKKLQVPSLHAVIVGSDMTAQTKFELELRNFVALKKIQHHVHFVNKTLTVAPYLAAIDVLVQNSQGRGECFGRITIEAMAFQLPILGTSAGGTAEIVVNGSTGLLHPVGKEGVTPLAQNIVKLATHVERRLTMGKRGYERVKQMFLERHMAHRIAAVLKEVLQKAKSHKQS, encoded by the exons ATGGCAAAACAGCCGCCGGGGTGGCTCGCGCTTCAGAAGCGGTGGGTTTTGCCCCTTCTGGTCGGGCTATCGGTCTCTACTGCCCTCGCTTTCATCCTCCGAGCCGCTTTCGACTCTACCTGCGATCGCCAAACCCTTGAAGTTCCGGAGAAGCGGTTTCACTCGGCTATCCAGACGGCGACGACCCCGAGTCCGCTCAGTTTCATGAAGTCTAAGCTCGTTCTGCTCGTCTCTCACGAGCTTTCGCTTTCTG GTGGTCCACTGTTGCTGATGGAACTAGCATTTTTGTTAAGAGGTGTTGGTGCTGAAGTCTGTTGGATTACCAACCAGAAACCATCAGAAATGGATGAGATCATATACAGTTTGGAGCATAAGATGTTGGACAGTGGAATACAG ACCTTCTCTGCAAAAGGCCAAGAAGCCGTAGCTACAGCTCTAAAAGCTGATTTGGTTGTTCTAAACACCGCTGTTGCTGGCAAGTGGTTGAATGCTGTTCTCAAGGAAAATGTTCCCCGTGTTCTTCCAAAGGTGCTATGGTGGATTCATGAAATGCGAGGTCATTACTTCAAAATGGAGTATGTTAAGCACCTACCCTCGGTTGCTGGCGCTATGATTGATTCACACGTGACTGCAGAATACTGGAAGAACAGAACTCTAGAGCGCTTAAA GATTACAATGCCTGAGACCTATGTTGTTCACCTTGGCAATAGCAAGGAACTTATGGAAGTTGCTGAAGATAGCATTGCAAAATGGGTTTTACGCCAGCATGTCCGGGAGTCTCTTGGAGTGAGAAATGAAGATATTCTCTTTGCTATCATAAACA GTGTCTCTCGTGGAAAAGGCCAAGATTTATTTCTACGCGCCTTTTATGATAGCTTGCAGTTAATCCAAGCAAAGAAGTTACAGGTGCCATCTTTGCATGCAGTAATTGTAGGAAGTGACATGACTGCTCAGACAAAGTTTGAGTTAGAACTTAGAAATTTTGTAGCATTGAAGAAAATCCAGCATCATGTCCATTTTGTTAATAAAACTTTGACAGTAGCGCCTTATCTGGCTGCTATTGATGTTCTTGTTCAGAATTCCCAG GGCAGGGGAGAGTGCTTTGGGAGGATTACCATTGAAGCCATGGCATTTCAGCTTCCTATATTG GGAACATCAGCGGGAGGCACTGCAGAAATTGTGGTTAATGGATCGACTGGTTTGTTGCATCCCGTTGGGAAAGAGGGAGTCACTCCTCTTGCACAAAACATCGTCAAACTGGCCACTCATGTTGAAAGGAGGCTTACAATGGGAAAGAGAGGCTATGAGAGGGTGAAGCAAATGTTTTTGGAACGGCACATGGCACACAGAATTGCTGCAGTCCTGAAGGAAGTTCTGCAGAAGGCAAAGAGCCACAAACAATCTTAA
- the LOC127803428 gene encoding uncharacterized protein LOC127803428 isoform X3, whose protein sequence is MAKQPPGWLALQKRWVLPLLVGLSVSTALAFILRAAFDSTCDRQTLEVPEKRFHSAIQTATTPSPLSFMKSKLVLLVSHELSLSGGPLLLMELAFLLRGVGAEVCWITNQKPSEMDEIIYSLEHKMLDSGIQTFSAKGQEAVATALKADLVVLNTAVAGKWLNAVLKENVPRVLPKVLWWIHEMRGHYFKMEYVKHLPSVAGAMIDSHVTAEYWKNRTLERLKNCLWLLSLCRITMPETYVVHLGNSKELMEVAEDSIAKWVLRQHVRESLGVRNEDILFAIINSVSRGKGQDLFLRAFYDSLQLIQAKKLQGRGECFGRITIEAMAFQLPILGTSAGGTAEIVVNGSTGLLHPVGKEGVTPLAQNIVKLATHVERRLTMGKRGYERVKQMFLERHMAHRIAAVLKEVLQKAKSHKQS, encoded by the exons ATGGCAAAACAGCCGCCGGGGTGGCTCGCGCTTCAGAAGCGGTGGGTTTTGCCCCTTCTGGTCGGGCTATCGGTCTCTACTGCCCTCGCTTTCATCCTCCGAGCCGCTTTCGACTCTACCTGCGATCGCCAAACCCTTGAAGTTCCGGAGAAGCGGTTTCACTCGGCTATCCAGACGGCGACGACCCCGAGTCCGCTCAGTTTCATGAAGTCTAAGCTCGTTCTGCTCGTCTCTCACGAGCTTTCGCTTTCTG GTGGTCCACTGTTGCTGATGGAACTAGCATTTTTGTTAAGAGGTGTTGGTGCTGAAGTCTGTTGGATTACCAACCAGAAACCATCAGAAATGGATGAGATCATATACAGTTTGGAGCATAAGATGTTGGACAGTGGAATACAG ACCTTCTCTGCAAAAGGCCAAGAAGCCGTAGCTACAGCTCTAAAAGCTGATTTGGTTGTTCTAAACACCGCTGTTGCTGGCAAGTGGTTGAATGCTGTTCTCAAGGAAAATGTTCCCCGTGTTCTTCCAAAGGTGCTATGGTGGATTCATGAAATGCGAGGTCATTACTTCAAAATGGAGTATGTTAAGCACCTACCCTCGGTTGCTGGCGCTATGATTGATTCACACGTGACTGCAGAATACTGGAAGAACAGAACTCTAGAGCGCTTAAA AAACTGTTTATGGCTTCTATCACTCTGCAGGATTACAATGCCTGAGACCTATGTTGTTCACCTTGGCAATAGCAAGGAACTTATGGAAGTTGCTGAAGATAGCATTGCAAAATGGGTTTTACGCCAGCATGTCCGGGAGTCTCTTGGAGTGAGAAATGAAGATATTCTCTTTGCTATCATAAACA GTGTCTCTCGTGGAAAAGGCCAAGATTTATTTCTACGCGCCTTTTATGATAGCTTGCAGTTAATCCAAGCAAAGAAGTTACAG GGCAGGGGAGAGTGCTTTGGGAGGATTACCATTGAAGCCATGGCATTTCAGCTTCCTATATTG GGAACATCAGCGGGAGGCACTGCAGAAATTGTGGTTAATGGATCGACTGGTTTGTTGCATCCCGTTGGGAAAGAGGGAGTCACTCCTCTTGCACAAAACATCGTCAAACTGGCCACTCATGTTGAAAGGAGGCTTACAATGGGAAAGAGAGGCTATGAGAGGGTGAAGCAAATGTTTTTGGAACGGCACATGGCACACAGAATTGCTGCAGTCCTGAAGGAAGTTCTGCAGAAGGCAAAGAGCCACAAACAATCTTAA